In the Tepidimicrobium xylanilyticum genome, one interval contains:
- a CDS encoding YigZ family protein has protein sequence MGNYRTIYRYGEDEIIINKSRFIGYALPIETEQDALDFIDKIRVKHRDATHNVYAYVVGKDNNIQRFSDDGEPSGTAGIPALEVIKKEDLRNVVVVVTRYFGGIKLGAGGLIRAYTKGAKIGLEAGIIVDMVFHTKLKLRIDYNIYGTVENYLMTNGYIVDEIVYDDGVNIYVYIDNSQVGFFKKVITDLTSGRAVIEYEGEEYLAMKDGKRMAD, from the coding sequence ATGGGGAATTATAGAACTATATACAGATATGGAGAAGATGAGATCATTATAAACAAATCCAGGTTTATTGGTTATGCATTGCCTATTGAAACAGAACAAGATGCTTTAGATTTTATAGATAAAATTAGGGTTAAACATAGAGATGCTACCCACAATGTGTACGCTTATGTAGTAGGCAAAGATAACAATATTCAACGGTTTAGTGATGATGGGGAACCTTCTGGAACTGCAGGTATACCTGCTTTAGAGGTAATTAAAAAGGAAGATCTTAGAAATGTGGTTGTAGTAGTTACCAGATATTTTGGTGGAATAAAGTTAGGAGCTGGCGGACTTATAAGAGCTTATACTAAGGGAGCAAAGATCGGGTTAGAGGCAGGCATAATAGTAGACATGGTCTTCCATACCAAATTAAAATTAAGGATAGATTATAATATTTATGGTACAGTTGAAAATTATCTTATGACTAATGGTTATATTGTTGATGAAATAGTATATGATGATGGAGTAAACATTTATGTTTACATAGACAATTCTCAAGTAGGATTTTTTAAGAAGGTTATCACGGATTTAACTAGCGGTAGGGCAGTAATTGAATATGAAGGAGAAGAGTACTTAGCAATGAAAGATGGTAAAAGAATGGCAGATTAA
- a CDS encoding NUDIX hydrolase codes for MIVRNCAGGVVFDGDKVLILKNEKNEWVLPKGKIRNGSLPTETAINRVKYETGIEAAIVSTAGETSYEFFSLSRKQAVCNIIIWYVMEAIGGRVDINKEEGFQGGDFYPVEKAIEMITYSQDKSLVSLSYKKYLDYKDYEIKKIYA; via the coding sequence ATGATTGTAAGAAATTGTGCTGGTGGTGTAGTTTTCGATGGAGATAAGGTTTTAATTCTAAAAAATGAAAAAAATGAATGGGTTTTACCTAAAGGGAAAATTCGTAACGGCTCTCTTCCAACTGAGACTGCTATAAATCGTGTAAAATATGAAACGGGTATTGAAGCAGCCATTGTATCTACTGCTGGAGAGACTAGTTACGAATTTTTTTCATTGTCTAGAAAACAGGCAGTGTGCAATATAATTATATGGTATGTTATGGAAGCAATAGGGGGCCGTGTAGATATAAATAAAGAAGAAGGTTTTCAGGGAGGAGACTTCTATCCTGTTGAAAAGGCTATAGAGATGATTACCTATAGTCAAGATAAATCTTTAGTGAGTTTATCTTACAAGAAATATTTAGATTATAAAGACTATGAAATTAAAAAGATTTATGCATAG
- the hflX gene encoding GTPase HflX codes for MVLEPINEERVLIVGVELETDFIDIKDSMDELEELVYAAGGKVLGRIIQKKKSIDPAYFIGRGKAIEIKNYCEELNINTVVFNDELSGAQLRNLEDIIDKKIIDRTNLILDIFATRATSKEGKLQVKLAQLKYRLPRLVGLRDYLSREGGGIGTRGPGEQKLETDRRHIVREIKNIENALKEAKKNRDIKRKRRQKSSLPIVALVGYTNAGKSTLLNRIIEMDVEYDESKKVFEYDMFFATLDTSLRRGRLPNGQSFLITDTVGFVNKLPTHLIEAFKGTLEEIKYADLILHVVDVTNSNLDLQIQTTMDILKELDVIDKPIITVFNKIDKTDISNLVYDGKYVDKKIFISSKEGTNLDKLLKMIQDNLPIEYKDVTLLIPYDAQNLVNYFLENYKVSSVEYSANGTKIRLNISLTDYNRYSRYVIKDEII; via the coding sequence TTGGTATTAGAACCAATAAATGAGGAAAGGGTTTTAATAGTTGGAGTTGAATTAGAAACAGATTTCATCGATATTAAGGATTCAATGGATGAACTAGAGGAACTAGTCTATGCAGCAGGAGGCAAAGTATTAGGTAGGATTATTCAAAAGAAAAAGAGCATAGACCCCGCCTATTTTATAGGTAGAGGTAAAGCTATTGAAATTAAAAACTATTGTGAAGAATTAAATATTAACACTGTAGTTTTTAATGACGAATTGTCTGGTGCACAGCTCCGAAACTTAGAAGACATTATTGATAAAAAGATCATAGATAGAACTAACCTTATTTTGGATATTTTTGCTACGAGAGCCACTTCAAAGGAAGGTAAGCTTCAGGTGAAATTAGCCCAACTAAAATATCGTTTACCTAGATTGGTAGGATTAAGGGATTATCTTTCTAGAGAAGGTGGAGGTATTGGTACCAGAGGACCTGGAGAGCAAAAACTTGAAACTGACCGCCGTCATATAGTAAGAGAGATTAAAAATATAGAGAATGCTCTAAAAGAAGCTAAAAAAAATAGAGATATAAAGAGAAAAAGAAGGCAAAAATCTAGCTTACCTATAGTAGCTCTAGTTGGTTATACTAATGCTGGAAAATCTACTTTGTTAAACAGAATTATTGAAATGGATGTGGAATATGACGAATCCAAAAAAGTATTCGAATATGATATGTTTTTTGCAACTCTTGACACATCCTTAAGAAGGGGGAGATTGCCTAATGGTCAATCTTTTCTAATAACGGATACCGTAGGATTTGTAAACAAACTTCCGACCCATTTAATTGAAGCCTTTAAGGGTACCTTAGAAGAAATAAAGTATGCAGATTTAATCCTCCATGTTGTAGATGTTACCAACTCTAATTTAGACCTACAGATTCAGACGACAATGGATATTTTAAAAGAATTAGATGTAATAGATAAACCCATAATAACCGTTTTTAACAAGATAGATAAAACGGATATTAGCAATCTAGTATACGATGGCAAATATGTAGATAAAAAAATATTCATATCTAGCAAGGAAGGCACTAATTTAGATAAGTTATTGAAGATGATACAGGATAATTTACCTATAGAATACAAGGATGTAACTTTACTTATACCCTATGATGCACAAAATTTAGTAAATTATTTTCTAGAAAATTATAAAGTTTCTTCAGTTGAATATTCTGCAAATGGAACCAAAATAAGATTAAACATCAGTTTAACAGATTATAATAGATATTCAAGGTATGTGATTAAAGATGAAATAATATAA
- the yunB gene encoding sporulation protein YunB: MKYYISKIRRKRLILWIITILLIILYIYKFIDKKIVPTVKAVAEIKARSVTTETINDTIKNKIRRDIEYSDLIFVKYDNEGKVTLMQANTILMNSIASEVALEVQKQLKNISESTIKVPLSNAFDTQLINLPSVKIRIIPQGSVSVDFATEFESTGINQTRHRIYIIVVTDIRMIVPLESENLRITTNIPIAETIIVGDVPNQYVNIPEDELLNIVD, from the coding sequence GTGAAATATTATATAAGCAAAATAAGAAGAAAAAGATTGATATTATGGATTATAACCATTTTATTGATAATACTATACATCTACAAATTTATCGATAAAAAAATCGTTCCAACTGTAAAAGCTGTAGCGGAGATAAAAGCTAGGTCTGTAACCACGGAGACTATAAATGATACTATTAAAAATAAAATTAGAAGGGATATAGAATATAGCGATTTAATATTTGTTAAATACGATAATGAGGGGAAAGTAACTTTAATGCAGGCTAATACAATTTTGATGAATAGCATTGCATCTGAAGTGGCATTAGAAGTACAAAAACAGCTAAAAAACATTTCTGAATCCACCATTAAAGTGCCTCTAAGTAATGCCTTTGACACTCAACTGATCAATCTGCCTAGCGTTAAAATAAGGATAATTCCCCAAGGTTCAGTTTCGGTAGATTTTGCAACTGAATTTGAATCTACAGGCATTAATCAGACGAGGCATAGAATTTATATAATAGTAGTTACAGATATTAGAATGATAGTCCCTCTTGAATCAGAAAATTTAAGGATTACTACCAATATACCCATAGCAGAAACCATTATAGTTGGAGATGTACCTAATCAATACGTGAATATACCGGAAGATGAACTGTTAAATATAGTAGATTAA
- a CDS encoding penicillin-binding protein 1A, whose product MSEDNKKKSKPKWKKVLKIFFLAFFILAVIASGVVGGIVIGIIKDAPEIDPTNINSLLNQTSFILDQNGNVLEKIQMDTGEYRTIVSINQMPKHLKDAFISIEDERFEKHIGVDIIGIAKSAIDNIKAGEIVRGGSTITQQLARNLYLSLEQKWSRKIQEAYLALQMEKVLTKDQILEGYLNRIFLGQGAYGVQAAAQTYFSKDVEDLTIAESAALAGIVKSPTRYALYKAIKPEDFDSEKHIEVGELDILGEKYIAVFNAEAVRRQKIVLAKMLELGKITQEEYDEALAQDIKTSLKPGERKVQGISSYFNDFIKVQVIDALMEELGYTREQAEKELYTGGLKIYSTMDLELQKTLEEIYDNFTEVLLGKPDKIKAPALISWRLNKAQNIIDERNSILYYKKENLLDDNYNLLIEKDSYQLSNQNLIIKSPKLTIYSNNIDIADYYTIDDRKNLVTHRVGNLSLPSEEFSIGEDKSIIISANFLNKNSDFYSIDKEGRLLINQKYFYVQKEGIVQPQSATVIMDYKTGQIKALVGGRDIEGNRILNRATSSARQPGSTIKPIAVYLPALDNGYTAATPIDDIPFYDGNGNLWPNNWYSGYRGIHTLRKSVEQSVNVNSVKTLQSIGIETSIEYLSRMGIINRDDPTKDNFITRAENNISNDENLSALGLGGMTRGLSPLEMTAAYGSIANAGTYIKPTSFTKILDKYDNVLLDYSPKENVVVSPQIAYIMTDILRTTVSNGIAGRAQIPNIPTAGKTGTTQDKADAWFVGYTPHYVMGLWIGNDSPQIKLNQGSAMAAQLWKIIMTKIHEGLESKKFEQPPNIVSVNICTQSGKLATDLCSRDPRGSTVKSEIFVQGTQPTEFCDVHVELEIDITTNKIANEYCPDGSVERRVFIKRNPPYNPQKHNGIVPSDYQYTAPTEVCDKHNQDSWIPDWLENWFNNGNDEDYEDGEFEYNDNQDEPDGSNNNNNGLNIDSNEDEE is encoded by the coding sequence ATGTCAGAAGATAACAAGAAAAAATCAAAGCCTAAATGGAAAAAAGTGCTGAAAATATTTTTTTTAGCTTTCTTCATACTAGCAGTTATTGCATCAGGGGTAGTTGGAGGAATTGTTATTGGTATCATTAAGGATGCACCTGAAATAGACCCAACGAATATTAATTCTCTATTGAACCAAACTTCATTTATTCTTGACCAAAATGGAAATGTATTGGAAAAGATTCAAATGGATACTGGAGAATATAGAACTATAGTAAGCATTAATCAAATGCCAAAACATTTGAAGGATGCTTTTATTTCCATTGAAGACGAACGTTTTGAAAAACATATTGGAGTAGACATAATTGGAATAGCAAAATCCGCCATAGACAATATAAAAGCTGGTGAAATAGTAAGAGGTGGAAGTACCATAACTCAACAATTAGCTAGAAACCTATACCTTTCCCTTGAGCAAAAATGGAGTAGAAAAATACAAGAAGCTTATCTAGCTTTGCAGATGGAAAAGGTATTAACTAAAGACCAGATATTAGAAGGTTATTTAAATAGAATTTTTTTAGGACAAGGAGCCTACGGAGTTCAAGCAGCTGCACAAACTTATTTTTCTAAAGATGTAGAAGATTTAACTATCGCTGAATCAGCAGCTTTAGCTGGTATTGTAAAAAGCCCTACCCGATATGCACTATATAAAGCTATTAAACCAGAAGATTTTGACAGTGAAAAACATATTGAAGTAGGGGAACTAGATATACTAGGAGAAAAATATATTGCAGTTTTTAATGCAGAGGCAGTGAGAAGACAAAAAATAGTCCTTGCTAAAATGCTTGAACTTGGAAAAATTACACAAGAGGAATATGATGAAGCCTTAGCACAGGATATTAAAACCAGCCTAAAACCTGGAGAAAGAAAAGTACAAGGAATATCATCTTATTTTAACGATTTCATTAAGGTTCAGGTAATAGACGCTTTAATGGAAGAATTAGGATATACAAGAGAACAGGCAGAAAAAGAGCTGTATACTGGAGGATTAAAAATCTACTCGACAATGGATTTGGAATTGCAAAAGACTTTAGAGGAGATATATGATAATTTCACAGAGGTATTATTAGGTAAGCCGGATAAAATTAAAGCCCCTGCTCTTATCAGCTGGAGATTAAACAAAGCCCAAAATATAATAGACGAAAGAAACAGCATACTATATTATAAAAAAGAAAATCTATTAGATGATAATTATAATCTACTAATAGAAAAAGACAGTTATCAATTATCTAACCAAAACTTAATCATTAAAAGTCCAAAATTAACCATATATTCTAATAATATCGATATTGCTGATTATTATACTATAGATGATAGGAAAAATTTAGTTACCCATAGGGTTGGAAACTTATCTCTACCTAGTGAAGAATTTTCCATAGGTGAAGATAAATCTATAATAATCTCAGCTAATTTTTTGAATAAAAATTCAGATTTCTATTCTATCGATAAAGAAGGAAGGCTATTAATTAATCAGAAATATTTTTATGTGCAAAAAGAAGGAATAGTACAACCTCAATCAGCAACGGTAATAATGGACTACAAAACGGGACAAATAAAGGCTTTAGTAGGTGGAAGGGACATAGAAGGTAATAGAATTTTAAACAGGGCTACTTCCTCAGCAAGGCAACCAGGTTCAACTATTAAGCCTATTGCAGTATACTTACCTGCTTTAGATAATGGTTATACTGCTGCCACACCAATTGATGATATACCATTTTATGATGGAAATGGCAACCTATGGCCTAACAATTGGTACTCAGGATATAGAGGAATTCATACTTTAAGAAAATCTGTTGAGCAATCTGTAAATGTTAACTCGGTAAAAACCCTCCAATCTATTGGAATTGAAACTTCTATAGAATATTTGAGCAGAATGGGTATCATAAATAGAGATGATCCAACTAAGGATAATTTCATAACAAGAGCAGAAAACAATATAAGCAATGATGAAAACCTGTCTGCATTGGGATTGGGAGGAATGACAAGAGGATTAAGCCCATTAGAAATGACTGCTGCCTATGGTTCTATTGCAAATGCAGGTACCTATATTAAGCCCACTTCATTTACTAAGATCTTAGATAAATATGATAACGTATTGCTCGACTATAGTCCAAAGGAAAATGTAGTCGTTTCTCCGCAGATAGCCTATATTATGACGGATATATTAAGAACCACCGTCTCCAATGGCATTGCAGGAAGGGCGCAGATACCTAATATTCCAACAGCAGGAAAAACAGGAACTACCCAAGATAAAGCCGATGCATGGTTTGTAGGATATACTCCCCATTATGTAATGGGTCTTTGGATTGGAAATGATTCTCCTCAGATAAAATTAAACCAGGGTAGCGCTATGGCTGCTCAATTATGGAAAATTATTATGACCAAAATCCACGAAGGATTGGAATCTAAAAAATTTGAACAGCCTCCAAATATAGTTTCTGTAAATATCTGTACTCAATCAGGGAAATTGGCAACCGATTTATGTAGTAGAGATCCAAGAGGCAGCACCGTTAAAAGCGAAATATTTGTTCAAGGCACTCAACCAACGGAATTTTGTGATGTCCACGTAGAGCTAGAAATAGACATTACTACCAACAAGATTGCTAACGAGTATTGTCCTGATGGTAGTGTGGAAAGAAGAGTATTCATAAAAAGAAATCCTCCATATAATCCTCAAAAACACAATGGAATAGTTCCTTCCGATTATCAGTATACTGCCCCAACTGAAGTTTGTGATAAACATAATCAGGACAGCTGGATACCCGATTGGTTGGAAAATTGGTTCAATAATGGCAATGATGAAGATTATGAGGATGGAGAATTTGAATATAATGACAACCAAGATGAACCGGATGGTAGTAATAACAATAATAATGGGTTAAATATTGATAGTAACGAAGATGAAGAGTAG
- the spoVAE gene encoding stage V sporulation protein AE has product MEYLKAFVVGGLICVIGQILINTTKLTPAHILVTFLVAGVVLGAIGLYEPLVKFGEAGATVPISGFGYSLSKGAIEGVKSKGIIGAFTGGLEATAGGIAASIIFGYIMAIVFNPKTKN; this is encoded by the coding sequence ATGGAATATTTGAAGGCATTTGTAGTAGGAGGATTAATATGCGTTATAGGCCAAATACTAATTAATACTACTAAATTAACGCCTGCTCACATTTTGGTTACATTTTTGGTTGCAGGAGTTGTCTTAGGTGCTATAGGGTTATATGAACCACTGGTGAAATTTGGAGAAGCAGGTGCTACTGTTCCCATATCAGGATTTGGATATTCTTTAAGCAAGGGAGCAATTGAGGGAGTAAAATCTAAAGGAATCATTGGTGCTTTTACAGGAGGATTAGAAGCTACTGCGGGGGGAATAGCAGCATCTATAATATTTGGATATATTATGGCTATAGTATTTAACCCTAAAACTAAAAATTAG
- the spoVAD gene encoding stage V sporulation protein AD, with amino-acid sequence MGIKRIGKQTVKLANPPSIIGTAAIVGPKEGEGPLKEYFDIILEDDMWGQESFEKAEARIQEEAIKLAIANANLSPEDIEYLFAGDLLNQIISSSYAARQLAIPYFGLYGACSTMTESLSLGAMIVDGGFANNVVCATSSHFSSAERQYRFPLEYGSQRPLTSQWTVTGAGATVLSANGNGPYITYITTGKIKDYGIADANNMGSAMAPAAVDTITQHFKDTGYNPDDYDLIITGDLASVGKEILLDLMKKEGYDLSKNYSDCGIKIFDGVEQDTHAGGSGCACAAVVFNGYIYKEIIKGNLNRVLLVATGALHSPISTLQGESIPGIAHAVTIDNLLK; translated from the coding sequence ATGGGAATTAAAAGAATTGGTAAACAAACGGTAAAGCTTGCCAATCCTCCATCTATAATTGGTACTGCAGCTATAGTTGGTCCTAAGGAAGGGGAAGGACCTTTGAAAGAATACTTCGATATTATTTTAGAGGACGATATGTGGGGGCAGGAATCTTTTGAAAAGGCTGAAGCTAGGATTCAAGAGGAGGCTATAAAGTTGGCCATTGCTAATGCAAATCTCTCCCCTGAAGATATTGAATACCTTTTTGCAGGAGATTTGTTAAATCAGATAATATCTTCTTCCTATGCTGCTAGACAGTTGGCAATCCCTTATTTTGGTTTATATGGTGCTTGTTCTACAATGACAGAATCTTTGAGTTTAGGAGCAATGATCGTAGATGGAGGATTTGCTAATAATGTGGTTTGTGCTACTTCCAGCCATTTTAGCTCAGCAGAGCGACAATATAGGTTTCCATTGGAGTATGGGTCACAAAGGCCTTTAACTTCACAGTGGACGGTGACAGGTGCAGGGGCTACGGTGTTGTCTGCTAATGGTAATGGTCCCTATATCACCTATATTACCACGGGAAAGATTAAAGATTATGGTATAGCAGATGCAAATAATATGGGAAGTGCCATGGCACCAGCAGCTGTTGATACCATTACTCAACATTTTAAAGATACGGGTTATAACCCTGACGATTACGATTTAATTATTACTGGAGATTTGGCTTCCGTTGGAAAAGAAATATTGTTGGATTTGATGAAGAAAGAAGGGTACGACCTTTCAAAAAACTATTCTGATTGTGGGATAAAAATATTTGATGGAGTAGAACAGGATACTCATGCTGGTGGAAGTGGTTGTGCTTGTGCAGCAGTAGTTTTTAATGGTTATATATATAAAGAGATTATAAAGGGAAATTTAAACAGGGTGTTATTAGTTGCTACTGGAGCTTTACATTCACCAATATCAACTTTACAAGGCGAATCTATTCCTGGTATTGCCCATGCAGTGACGATAGATAATCTATTGAAATAG
- the spoVAC gene encoding stage V sporulation protein AC, whose protein sequence is MDKMTNKEYQKYVERKQPKPTYFKNMIFAFVVGGLICTLGQIIRNFLLGYGLDEKVVATATSILLIFLGSLLTGLGIYDKIGKVGGAGAAIPITGFANSIVSPAMEFKREGFIFGVAARMFSIAGPVLVYGISSSIIVGILYLLLFNGR, encoded by the coding sequence ATGGATAAGATGACTAATAAGGAATATCAGAAATATGTGGAACGAAAACAACCTAAACCTACTTATTTTAAAAATATGATATTTGCTTTTGTAGTGGGAGGGCTTATATGTACGTTAGGCCAAATAATTAGAAATTTTCTATTGGGATATGGGTTAGATGAAAAGGTTGTAGCCACTGCCACATCAATATTATTGATCTTTTTAGGTTCCTTGCTAACTGGATTAGGAATATACGATAAGATAGGAAAAGTAGGAGGAGCAGGAGCTGCTATACCAATAACAGGCTTTGCTAATTCCATCGTTTCTCCAGCTATGGAGTTTAAAAGGGAAGGTTTCATTTTTGGCGTTGCAGCTAGAATGTTTAGCATAGCAGGTCCAGTTTTGGTATATGGTATAAGCAGTTCAATTATAGTAGGAATTCTCTACTTACTACTTTTTAATGGAAGGTGA
- a CDS encoding stage V sporulation protein AB, giving the protein MSLGGVSDGKGIIISFISFSTGVTIGSAAAAFFTLLQIIPRLIQITGTKEKIKKYEFVAALGGALASLIYFYYFKLSISKYLTVLVGILIGFFYGLFASALAEVLNVTPVFAKKFKVKHQLKFIIWALILGKVFGSLFYWLIFIKN; this is encoded by the coding sequence ATTAGTTTAGGTGGTGTATCAGATGGGAAAGGAATAATAATTTCATTTATCAGTTTTTCTACGGGAGTTACAATCGGCAGTGCAGCTGCTGCTTTTTTTACCCTATTACAGATTATACCAAGGTTGATTCAGATAACTGGAACAAAAGAAAAGATTAAAAAATATGAATTCGTTGCTGCACTAGGAGGTGCATTGGCCAGTTTAATATATTTCTATTATTTTAAATTAAGCATCAGCAAATATTTGACTGTACTTGTTGGGATACTAATTGGTTTTTTCTATGGTTTATTTGCATCTGCTTTGGCTGAAGTATTAAATGTAACACCAGTATTTGCAAAAAAGTTTAAAGTTAAACATCAATTAAAATTTATAATATGGGCATTAATTTTAGGGAAGGTTTTTGGATCTTTGTTTTACTGGCTGATTTTTATTAAGAATTAG
- a CDS encoding stage V sporulation protein AA yields MIVISNEQVYINLDRKYTTDLNTHVYVEDIGKVYCNDERIKKRVEKIRVYDGKDEEMYDYISSNKIITKILESIDNIDVTILGGPDVLLEIKDKEDSNGIYVFLKTAFIMLVLFFGAGAALINFYEDVNMKSSVEKIYYFITGVKKENPLIMTIPLSFGIGLGMFAFFSRVSSLSKRRKQEPGPLELELYLYDKDLEDYILDDLKKNH; encoded by the coding sequence GTGATAGTTATCAGTAATGAACAGGTATATATCAATCTCGATAGAAAGTATACTACAGACTTAAATACCCATGTATATGTCGAAGATATTGGTAAGGTATACTGCAATGATGAAAGGATTAAAAAAAGGGTTGAAAAGATCAGAGTTTATGATGGCAAGGATGAAGAAATGTATGATTATATTTCAAGCAATAAAATAATAACCAAGATATTAGAGTCAATAGATAATATAGATGTTACCATATTAGGAGGTCCAGACGTACTTCTAGAAATTAAGGACAAAGAGGATAGTAATGGAATTTATGTTTTTTTAAAAACTGCTTTTATAATGTTGGTTCTTTTCTTTGGAGCTGGCGCTGCTTTAATAAATTTTTATGAAGATGTAAATATGAAGAGCTCAGTTGAAAAAATATATTATTTCATTACTGGAGTGAAAAAGGAAAACCCATTGATTATGACAATTCCTCTATCTTTTGGTATTGGGTTAGGTATGTTTGCTTTTTTCAGTAGAGTTTCAAGTTTAAGTAAAAGAAGAAAGCAGGAACCAGGTCCATTGGAATTGGAATTATATCTTTATGATAAGGATTTGGAAGATTATATACTTGATGATTTAAAGAAAAACCATTAG
- the sigF gene encoding RNA polymerase sporulation sigma factor SigF: MDKGNRDNILLSHEETLELIKRAQEGDMEAKEKLVKHNMGLIKSVLRGFSNRGYDMEDLFQIGSIGLLKAIDKFDISYDVKFSTYAVPMIAGEIKRFLRDDGIIKVSRSLKQTANKVKYAQERLLKKLGREATIQEISDELDIDKEEIVMALESSYNPDYLYDVIHQNEGNPLYLIDKIDVDETREKEIIEKIILKEMLSQLKERDRQVIILRYFKDKTQVQVAKILGISQVQVSRIEKRIIDELKKMLIKA, from the coding sequence ATGGATAAAGGGAATAGAGATAATATACTGCTAAGCCATGAAGAGACTCTTGAGCTGATTAAAAGAGCCCAAGAAGGCGATATGGAGGCAAAAGAAAAATTAGTAAAGCATAATATGGGGCTTATAAAAAGTGTTCTGAGAGGGTTTAGCAATAGAGGTTACGATATGGAAGATCTATTTCAAATTGGAAGCATAGGTTTACTAAAAGCCATTGATAAATTTGATATATCTTACGACGTTAAATTTTCAACCTATGCTGTTCCTATGATAGCGGGGGAGATAAAGAGATTTTTAAGGGATGATGGAATTATTAAGGTTAGCAGATCCTTAAAACAAACTGCAAATAAGGTAAAATATGCTCAAGAAAGGCTACTAAAAAAACTAGGAAGAGAAGCTACAATACAGGAGATATCTGATGAATTGGATATAGACAAGGAAGAAATCGTAATGGCATTAGAATCTTCCTATAATCCAGATTATTTATATGATGTAATTCACCAAAATGAAGGAAATCCTCTTTATTTGATAGATAAAATCGATGTAGATGAAACTAGAGAAAAGGAAATTATAGAAAAAATAATTTTAAAGGAAATGCTATCTCAGTTGAAAGAAAGGGATAGACAAGTGATCATTCTCAGGTATTTCAAAGATAAGACCCAAGTTCAAGTTGCAAAAATATTGGGAATTTCACAGGTACAAGTGTCTAGGATAGAAAAGAGAATAATTGATGAATTAAAAAAAATGTTAATTAAGGCATGA
- the spoIIAB gene encoding anti-sigma F factor yields the protein MLERNYMKLEFISKSSNESFARVVVAAFASQLDPTIEELSDIKTAVSEAVTNAIIHGYEYGEGMVTVEATLENNQIEIIIEDKGKGIEDVDKAMEPFYTSKPDLERSGMGFTVMETFMDKLAVESKVGEGTKVIMTKIFKSLSDRE from the coding sequence ATGTTAGAAAGAAACTATATGAAATTGGAGTTTATAAGCAAATCTAGCAATGAGTCTTTTGCTCGGGTAGTTGTGGCTGCTTTTGCCTCTCAACTTGATCCAACTATTGAGGAACTGTCAGATATAAAGACTGCTGTTTCAGAAGCAGTAACTAATGCAATTATCCATGGCTATGAATATGGCGAAGGAATGGTAACAGTTGAAGCTACATTAGAAAATAATCAGATTGAAATAATAATTGAGGATAAGGGGAAAGGAATTGAAGATGTGGACAAGGCTATGGAACCCTTCTATACCTCTAAACCAGATTTAGAAAGGTCTGGCATGGGATTTACGGTAATGGAGACCTTTATGGATAAATTAGCAGTGGAAAGTAAAGTTGGAGAAGGTACTAAAGTAATAATGACCAAGATATTTAAAAGTCTCTCAGATAGGGAGTAG
- the spoIIAA gene encoding anti-sigma F factor antagonist yields the protein MNLSLEILNEHLIVTLKGELDHHTSEEIRKKVDQKYLNKNLRNIVLDLSDLKFMDSSGIGLIMGRYKNCKERNGSISIISTNPYINRMLNMSGLPKIIKIYSSRDEAIRD from the coding sequence TTGAATCTTTCATTGGAAATATTAAATGAACATTTAATCGTTACTTTAAAAGGGGAATTGGACCATCATACATCGGAAGAAATAAGAAAAAAAGTTGATCAAAAATATTTGAATAAGAATTTAAGAAATATAGTTTTAGACTTAAGTGATTTAAAATTTATGGACAGCTCAGGCATTGGACTTATTATGGGGAGGTATAAGAATTGCAAGGAAAGAAATGGTAGTATTTCCATTATAAGTACTAATCCCTATATAAATAGAATGTTGAACATGTCTGGATTACCTAAGATAATAAAAATCTATTCATCTAGGGATGAAGCTATAAGAGATTAG